The proteins below come from a single Cannabis sativa cultivar Pink pepper isolate KNU-18-1 chromosome 3, ASM2916894v1, whole genome shotgun sequence genomic window:
- the LOC115710006 gene encoding AP-1 complex subunit mu-2, protein MAGAASALFLLDIKGRVLIWRDYRGDVTSVQAERFFTKLIDKEGDPQSQDPVVYDNGVTYMFIQHNNIYLMAASRQNCNAASILLFLHRLVDVFKHYFEELEEESLRDNFVVVYELLDEIMDFGFPQFTEAKILSEFIKTDAYRMEVTQRPPMAVTNAVSWRSEGIRYKKNEVFLDVVESVNILVNSNGQIIRSDVVGALKMRTYLSGMPECKLGLNDRVLLEAQGRTTKGKAIDLDDIKFHQCVRLARFENDRTISFIPPDGAFDLMTYRLSTQVKPLIWVEAQVERHSRSRIEIMVKARSQFKERSTATNVEIELPITSDATNPNVRTSMGSAAYAPESDALVWKIKSFPGNKEYMLRAEFTLPSITAEDAAPERKAPIRVKFEIPYFTVSGIQVRYLKIIEKSGYQALPWVRYITMAGEYELRLI, encoded by the exons ATGGCTGGCGCCGCCTCGGCGCTCTTCCTGTTAGATATCAAAGGCAGGGTTCTGATCTGGCGTGACTACCGAGGCGATGTTACTTCTGTTCAGGCCGAGCGATTCTTCACCAAGCTCATCGATAAGGAG GGAGACCCACAGTCTCAGGATCCGGTAGTATACGATAATGGCGTTACATACATGTTTATTCAACATAACAATATTTACTTAATGGCTGCTTCACGGCAGAACTGCAATGCTGCTAGCATTCTGCTCTTTCTTCACCGCCTCGTTGAT GTGTTTAAGCACTATTTCGAAGAGTTAGAAGAGGAGTCCTTGAGGGACAACTTTGTTGTAGTG TATGAGTTGCTTGATGAAATAATGGACTTTGGTTTCCCTCAATTCACGGAAGCTAAAATTCTTAGCGAGTTTATCAAGACTGATGCTTATAGGATGGAAGTTACTCAGCGACCTCCTATGGCTGTCACGAATGCAGTTTCTTGGCGAAGTGAAGGCATTCGATACAAGAAGAATGAA GTTTTCTTAGATGTGGTCGAAAGtgtaaacatacttgtgaacaGCAATGGCCAAATAATACGCTCAGATGTAGTTGGGGCATTAAAGATGAGGACATATTTGAG TGGTATGCCAGAGTGTAAGTTAGGCCTTAATGATAGAGTGTTACTGGAAGCTCAAGGTCGAACAACAAAAGGAAAAGCTATTGATTTGGATGATATTAAGTTTCATCA GTGTGTACGTTTGGCTCGATTTGAAAATGACCGAACCATATCCTTCATACCCCCAGATGGAGCTTTTGATCTCATGACGTATAGACTCAGCACTCAG GTAAAACCTCTAATTTGGGTGGAAGCACAAGTTGAAAGGCATTCTAGAAGTCGTATTGAAATTATGGTAAAAGCAAGGAGCCAATTTAAGGAGCGCAG CACTGCAACAAATGTCGAAATTGAATTACCTATCACTTCTGATGCTACAAATCCTAATGTCCGAACATCAATGGGGAGTGCTGCTTACGCTCCCGAGAGTGATGCATTGGTCTGGAAAATAAAATCTTTTCCTGGTAATAAG GAATATATGTTAAGGGCTGAGTTCACTCTTCCTAGTATAACTGCTGAAGATGCAGCTCCTGAAAGAAAAGCTCCCATCCGTGTAAAGTTTGAGATACCTTATTTTACCGTCTCAGGAATTCAG